The window CGACGACCTCGAGCCCGACCCGTACGACGACGACCTCCACACCGACCGCCGCGACCTCACGGGGCCGCTGTCGCTCGCGAACGTCTCGATCGTCCGGTACGCCCTCGAACCGGGCGAGCGGTTCAGCGGCGCGGCCCACGCCCATCCCGATCAGGAGGAGGTCTTCGTCGTCCTCGAGGGGGAGGCGACGTTCGAGGTCGGGCAGGCGACGGACGACGGTGGCCCGCGGACGGTCACGGTCTGCGAGAACGAGGCGATCAGGTTCGCGCCCGGGGAGTTCCAGACGGGGTGGAACGACGTCGACAACGACGAGCGACTGGTCGCGCTGGGGCTGGGCGCACCCCGGGAGAGCGGGGACGTCCTGGTCGATCGGATTCCCGTCCTCGGCGAGGGGTCGGTGATCTGTCCGGATTGCGGGCACGAACACCTGCGGATTGGCGAGGATGGACTCGTCTGTCCCGCGTGTGGGGCGACGACGACCGTCGAGGAGTAAATCCGACGACGTCGACGGGTCAGAGGTAGCCGAGATCCGCGAGCCGTTCTTTCGTTCCGGCCCCCATCTCGACGTCCTCGCCTGTAGCCTCCCCGGACAGGGATCCGAGTTCCTCCTCGAGTCGGTTCCGTACCCTCCGAACCTGCTCCCGGTTCTCGTCGCTGCGGTCCGTCCGCTCGCTGGGATCTGTCGGTACGTGGTGTAACCGCTCGTAGCCGTCGCTGCCCTGGACGTACTTGTACTCGAGCGTGCGGACCGCCCGGAGCCGACGGTCGAACTGCCGGACGCGCTCGGGGATCGCGTCCTCGCCGAACCTGGCCTCGAGGCGCTCGATCGACGGCTGCGGGGCGACGTATTCGGCGAAGGCGGCTTCGCGGACGTTTGCGGTACCGCTCGTTCCCACACCCTGGTCCCCCGCTGCCGTCACCGCGGGCAACATCGACCGCCCCGCCCCCTGGTCGCGAAGCGCCGGGTCGTCGACGCCGGCGGCCTCGAGCAGCGTGAGCGGGAGGTCGAGCAACTGGACGAGGTCGGACCGCCGGCCGACGCCCGTGAAGGGGCCGCCGTGTGCGACCAGCGGGACGTTCAACAGCGTGTCGTAGAGGTTGTACTGGTGGCCGAAGAAGTCCCGCTCGCCGATGTGCTCGCCGTGGTCGCCACAGACGACCAGCAAGGTGTCCTCCCACTCGTCCGCATCCTCGAGGGCCGCACGGAGCTCGGCGAGCTGGTCGTCGACGTAGGCCAGTTCGGCCCGGTACAGGCCACGGAGGGCGGCGAACTCGCGGTCGGAGAGTTCGTAGTCCCCGCAGTCGTAGGCGCGGGGATCCTGCCGGACGTCGACGGCCTCCTCGTAGCTCGTGTGGTCGGGGAGAAACCGCTCGGCGTACTCGCGCGGCGGATCGTACTCGACGTGGGGTTCGATGAAGTTACAGAACAGGAAGAAGGGTCGGTCGTCGTCCCGGCCGGCGAGCCAGTCGCCGATCCAGGTCGTCGTCCGGTCCGCGCCGTCGTCGCCGGCCGGCTGGAGCAACTCGCTGTAGAGGACGTTCGCGGCGTTGACGAAGGGATTCCCATCGAAGAGCCGATCGCGGGCCGCCTGGAGCTTCTCCCGTCGGTCCTCTCCCCGAACGACCGCTCCCATGTCGGTGTCGGACTGGATGTACTGCCACCCTTTCCGCAACTCGTCGAAGCCCCGGTGGAAGCCGAACTCCTCTGTCAGCCACGTGTTGTTCGAGACGCCTATCGTCCGAAACCCGGCTTCGGAAAACGCCTCGGGGAGCGTCCGGAGGTCGCCGTCGAGGTAGGTGTGTCCGCCGTGAGCGCCGTGCTCCGACGGGTAGGTTCCGGTGAACATCGAGGCGTGAGAAGGCAGCGTCCACGGGGCCGTCGCGAAGGCGTTGTCGAAGGCCGTCCCCTCCTCGGCGAGTTGTATCAGGGTCGGCGTCGTCCGTTCCCCCACGCTCGCGGCGCGAGCCGTGTCGAGGACGACAAGCGCCACGTTATTGACAGTCTCATGTGACTCGGAGTCACGTCCGTTGGATTCCGACATGGTTGGTACACCCCCACTCCACCCCTCATGGAAAAGGCCGTCCGCCCGGACTATGCAGGTGCTTCACGGTATCACGATATCGTGACGCGACGCTCGCGCGACTTCTCGACCCCGAACGTTAACGCCCTCCGCGTTGACGCTGCGGCCATGTCAGAGGAGACCGAGAACCCGATAGACCCCGAGGAACTGCCGTCGACCGCCGGCGAGTTCGCCGTGGAGTACCCCGACGTCTGGGACCGGTACGCCGATCTCGGCGAAGTCTGTGCCGCCAGCGGCCCGATCGACGGCGAAACGAAGCGACTGGTCAAACTCGCGCTCGCGGTCGCCGCCCAGTCGGAGGGCGCGGTCCACTCCCACGTCCGGCGTGCCCGCGACGAAGGCGTCCCGCCGGAGACGCTGCGCCACGTCGCCGTGCTCTCGATCCCGACGATCGGGTTCCCGCAGGCGATGGCTGCACTGAGCTGGATCGACGACCTGGTCGACGAAGGGGACGATACGGGGTCCGGAGCCCGAGAGTAGCCTCGCCCGCGCCCCCGGCTTCGACGCCCCTAACTCCGTGGCCCCAGTCCCTCGAGTCGAGAACAT of the Halobiforma lacisalsi AJ5 genome contains:
- a CDS encoding cupin domain-containing protein, with amino-acid sequence MERLSIDDLEPDPYDDDLHTDRRDLTGPLSLANVSIVRYALEPGERFSGAAHAHPDQEEVFVVLEGEATFEVGQATDDGGPRTVTVCENEAIRFAPGEFQTGWNDVDNDERLVALGLGAPRESGDVLVDRIPVLGEGSVICPDCGHEHLRIGEDGLVCPACGATTTVEE
- a CDS encoding sulfatase, yielding MSESNGRDSESHETVNNVALVVLDTARAASVGERTTPTLIQLAEEGTAFDNAFATAPWTLPSHASMFTGTYPSEHGAHGGHTYLDGDLRTLPEAFSEAGFRTIGVSNNTWLTEEFGFHRGFDELRKGWQYIQSDTDMGAVVRGEDRREKLQAARDRLFDGNPFVNAANVLYSELLQPAGDDGADRTTTWIGDWLAGRDDDRPFFLFCNFIEPHVEYDPPREYAERFLPDHTSYEEAVDVRQDPRAYDCGDYELSDREFAALRGLYRAELAYVDDQLAELRAALEDADEWEDTLLVVCGDHGEHIGERDFFGHQYNLYDTLLNVPLVAHGGPFTGVGRRSDLVQLLDLPLTLLEAAGVDDPALRDQGAGRSMLPAVTAAGDQGVGTSGTANVREAAFAEYVAPQPSIERLEARFGEDAIPERVRQFDRRLRAVRTLEYKYVQGSDGYERLHHVPTDPSERTDRSDENREQVRRVRNRLEEELGSLSGEATGEDVEMGAGTKERLADLGYL
- a CDS encoding carboxymuconolactone decarboxylase family protein → MSEETENPIDPEELPSTAGEFAVEYPDVWDRYADLGEVCAASGPIDGETKRLVKLALAVAAQSEGAVHSHVRRARDEGVPPETLRHVAVLSIPTIGFPQAMAALSWIDDLVDEGDDTGSGARE